A section of the Acidobacterium capsulatum ATCC 51196 genome encodes:
- a CDS encoding sugar porter family MFS transporter translates to MHPPTNSPANDLALSRKRRQNLRFIYFFGAFGGILFGYDIGVMTGALPILQQRWNLQNSPFDLGLITSSVMLGAILGGALAGRLADRYGRRRLILISSIVFIIGAALSAIAPANGVGFLVAARIILGWAVGAASALVPAYLSEMAPADIRGRLSGLNQVMIVSGMLLSYVADYFLDNISGPLSWRLMLGAAVLPAVVLFLGTLRLPESPRFLASHGLVETAREVLQTIRPERWRIEDELQEIQRTVRHEHEKGQAQGHYKAFLQPQYRPLVLAGLGVAALQQFQGANAIFYYLPLIVQRLSGASTHSALMWPMLEGAILVLGSLFFLLVADRINRRALLTMGGIIMALSFISPAVLHLLMPSLGGNTVVIFLSIYVALYSFTWAPLTWVVVGEIFPLAIRGSGTGLASSFNWIGSFLVGLLFPVMAAAMSEYSVFAIFGAVCLVGVLFIRIWVPETRGLTLEQIEASQEAI, encoded by the coding sequence ATGCATCCGCCCACTAACTCGCCGGCCAACGACCTGGCCCTGAGCAGAAAAAGAAGACAAAACCTGCGGTTCATCTACTTTTTTGGCGCCTTCGGCGGCATTCTGTTCGGCTACGACATCGGCGTGATGACGGGCGCCCTGCCGATTCTGCAACAGCGCTGGAACCTGCAAAACAGCCCGTTCGATCTGGGCCTGATCACTTCATCGGTGATGCTGGGGGCCATTCTTGGCGGAGCGCTGGCCGGCCGCCTGGCCGACCGCTATGGCCGCCGCCGTCTGATCCTCATCTCCTCCATCGTCTTCATCATCGGAGCGGCGCTTTCGGCCATTGCACCCGCCAACGGCGTGGGCTTTCTGGTCGCCGCCCGCATCATTCTCGGCTGGGCGGTCGGCGCGGCCTCGGCCCTGGTGCCGGCCTACCTCTCTGAGATGGCCCCGGCCGATATCCGCGGCCGCTTGTCGGGCCTCAATCAGGTCATGATCGTCTCCGGTATGCTGCTCTCCTATGTCGCGGACTACTTCCTCGACAACATCTCCGGCCCCTTGAGCTGGCGTCTCATGCTGGGCGCGGCCGTCCTTCCGGCGGTGGTTCTCTTCCTCGGCACGCTGCGGCTGCCCGAGTCGCCCCGTTTTCTGGCCAGCCACGGCCTGGTGGAGACGGCGAGAGAGGTCCTGCAGACCATCCGGCCCGAGCGCTGGCGCATTGAGGATGAGTTGCAGGAGATTCAGCGCACCGTGCGCCATGAGCACGAGAAAGGCCAGGCACAGGGGCACTACAAGGCGTTTCTGCAGCCGCAGTACCGCCCGCTCGTGCTGGCCGGCCTCGGTGTCGCGGCGCTGCAGCAATTTCAGGGCGCGAACGCCATCTTCTACTACCTGCCGCTCATTGTGCAGCGGCTCAGCGGAGCCTCGACCCACTCGGCGCTGATGTGGCCCATGCTTGAGGGCGCCATTCTCGTGCTCGGCTCACTGTTCTTTCTGCTGGTGGCCGACCGCATCAACCGCCGCGCCCTGCTCACGATGGGCGGCATCATTATGGCGCTTTCGTTCATTTCGCCGGCAGTGCTTCATCTGCTGATGCCCTCGCTCGGCGGCAACACCGTCGTCATATTCCTGAGCATCTACGTCGCGCTGTACTCCTTCACCTGGGCGCCACTGACGTGGGTGGTCGTAGGCGAAATCTTTCCCCTGGCCATTCGCGGTTCGGGCACGGGCCTGGCATCCTCTTTCAACTGGATTGGATCCTTCCTGGTAGGGCTGCTCTTCCCGGTGATGGCCGCGGCGATGTCGGAGTATTCCGTCTTCGCCATCTTCGGCGCCGTCTGCCTGGTCGGTGTTCTCTTTATCCGCATCTGGGTTCCGGAAACGCGTGGCCTCACGCTCGAGCAGATCGAGGCCAGCCAGGAGGCCATCTGA
- a CDS encoding L-ribulose-5-phosphate 4-epimerase, which yields MTQQLKEQVLEANLDLVREGLVQFTFGNASGIDRATGLVAIKPSGVPYDKLRPEDMVVTDLSGKIVEGKLKPSSDLDTHLLLYREFPAIGGVAHTHSMYATVWAQAGRAIPALGTTHADYFYGEVPVTDELTDKEIGGEYVHNTGVAIVRRFQGLDPLAVPAVLVAGHAPFAWGKNALEAAHHAALLEAVARMAWHTMTLNPECRGVSQALLDRHYFRKHGAKATYGQ from the coding sequence TTGACACAGCAGCTCAAAGAACAAGTGCTCGAAGCCAATCTCGATCTCGTGCGCGAGGGCCTCGTCCAGTTCACCTTTGGCAACGCCAGCGGCATTGACCGCGCCACCGGACTCGTCGCCATCAAGCCCAGCGGAGTGCCCTATGACAAACTGCGCCCCGAAGACATGGTGGTCACCGATCTCTCAGGAAAAATCGTCGAAGGCAAGCTGAAGCCATCCTCTGATCTGGACACCCATCTGCTCCTCTACCGCGAGTTCCCTGCCATCGGCGGCGTCGCCCACACCCATTCCATGTACGCCACCGTCTGGGCGCAGGCCGGCCGCGCGATTCCCGCCCTCGGCACCACCCATGCCGACTATTTCTATGGCGAGGTGCCCGTTACAGACGAGCTGACCGATAAGGAGATCGGCGGCGAATACGTCCACAACACCGGCGTGGCCATTGTGCGCCGTTTCCAGGGGCTCGATCCGCTGGCCGTTCCGGCCGTTCTGGTGGCCGGGCACGCGCCCTTTGCCTGGGGCAAAAACGCCCTGGAGGCCGCGCACCACGCCGCCCTGCTCGAAGCCGTGGCTCGCATGGCCTGGCACACCATGACGCTGAACCCCGAGTGCCGGGGAGTCTCCCAGGCGCTGCTCGACCGCCACTATTTCCGCAAACATGGAGCCAAGGCCACCTATGGTCAATAG